One genomic segment of Chitinophaga sancti includes these proteins:
- a CDS encoding Gfo/Idh/MocA family oxidoreductase has protein sequence MKSRREFLKQSLLAGAGVSITAMGLPASSYARIMGANDRVNIGLVGFSDRARQTLLPCFFNNNKELNFDIIAVSDIWKRRREEGQAFISQKAGHDIQACVNNDELYKIKDLDAVIIATADFQHAYHTIEAVGQRKDVYCEKPFAETMDDARKALKAVKDSGKIFQVGTQRRSGDSYHAANHFIQQGKFGPITMVEMTWNVNQPGRWRRPELVKEIREQDTDWTRFLAGRPKDTWDPRKYLEYRLFWPYSSGIFGQWMTHQIDTVHWFTNLKHPRSAVANGGIYMWKDGRKNADTITAVFEYGPDNDPTSGFQVQYSSRFSNSAGGVKEMYYSNGGTIDIDKNKISPTGGLTEREAKEMGMHANLLPEMTLSNNSSGVATSADMGGDPLTNAHVRNWMESVRKGQQGNAPIEAAYSHSIALIMANAAYRTGMKATFDEKKQEVIVGGKPFII, from the coding sequence ATGAAATCACGTCGTGAATTCCTGAAACAATCCCTGCTGGCCGGTGCAGGTGTTTCTATTACGGCTATGGGCTTGCCAGCCAGTAGTTATGCCCGCATCATGGGGGCCAATGACAGGGTAAATATAGGATTGGTCGGATTTTCCGATCGTGCACGCCAGACACTCCTGCCCTGCTTCTTCAATAACAACAAGGAACTGAATTTTGATATTATCGCCGTATCTGACATCTGGAAACGTCGCAGAGAAGAAGGTCAGGCCTTTATCTCCCAAAAAGCAGGTCATGATATACAGGCATGTGTCAACAATGATGAGCTGTACAAGATCAAGGATCTGGATGCGGTGATCATTGCTACGGCCGACTTCCAGCATGCTTATCACACTATCGAAGCGGTAGGTCAGCGGAAAGATGTGTACTGCGAAAAACCATTTGCTGAAACGATGGACGATGCCCGCAAAGCACTGAAAGCAGTGAAAGACTCCGGCAAAATTTTCCAGGTAGGTACACAGCGTCGTAGCGGGGATAGTTATCACGCTGCAAACCACTTTATCCAGCAAGGTAAATTCGGCCCCATTACCATGGTTGAAATGACCTGGAATGTGAACCAGCCGGGTCGCTGGCGCCGCCCTGAATTAGTAAAGGAAATCAGGGAACAGGATACTGACTGGACCCGCTTTCTGGCAGGCCGCCCGAAAGATACCTGGGATCCTAGGAAATACCTCGAATATCGCCTGTTCTGGCCGTATTCTTCCGGTATATTTGGTCAGTGGATGACTCACCAGATCGATACGGTGCATTGGTTTACAAATCTGAAACACCCACGTAGCGCAGTAGCAAACGGTGGTATCTATATGTGGAAAGATGGTCGTAAAAATGCAGATACGATCACGGCTGTTTTTGAGTACGGACCTGACAATGATCCAACCTCCGGTTTCCAGGTGCAGTATAGCTCCCGCTTCTCCAACTCTGCTGGTGGTGTGAAGGAAATGTACTACTCTAATGGCGGTACCATCGATATCGATAAGAACAAGATCTCACCAACCGGTGGTTTGACTGAACGCGAAGCAAAGGAAATGGGAATGCATGCGAATCTGCTGCCTGAAATGACATTGAGCAATAACAGTAGTGGCGTAGCTACATCTGCTGATATGGGTGGCGATCCACTAACGAATGCACACGTACGTAACTGGATGGAAAGTGTAAGAAAGGGACAGCAGGGAAATGCACCGATCGAAGCGGCTTATTCACATTCTATTGCGCTGATTATGGCAAATGCAGCGTATAGGACTGGGATGAAGGCTACTTTTGATGAGAAAAAACAAGAGGTAATAGTAGGTGGCAAGCCTTTTATAATATGA
- the pyrF gene encoding orotidine-5'-phosphate decarboxylase, whose product MNRHELVNLIKERQSYLCVGLDTDITKIPRHLLSHADPVFAFNKAIIDATKDLCVSYKINTAFYECMGIRGWETLQRTVEYIPTTHFTIADAKRGDIGNTSTQYAKTFFETYNFDAVTVAPYMGRDSVQPFLSFNEKWTIMLGLTSNEGSKDFQLTQSGDEMLYEKVLKAGMSWGTPDNMMFVIGATQSSQLAYIRQLVPDHFFLVPGVGAQGGNLQEISAVAMNKDCGLLVNASRSIIYAGNGEDFAQDARIAAQALQLEMAEYLDVAPATR is encoded by the coding sequence ATGAACAGACACGAACTGGTGAATCTGATCAAGGAGAGGCAATCTTATCTCTGTGTTGGCTTAGACACAGACATCACAAAGATTCCCCGTCACCTGCTTTCACATGCAGACCCGGTATTTGCTTTTAACAAGGCAATTATCGATGCCACTAAGGATCTTTGCGTGTCTTACAAGATCAACACAGCCTTTTACGAATGTATGGGTATCCGTGGATGGGAAACACTGCAACGCACAGTAGAGTATATCCCGACCACCCACTTTACTATCGCTGATGCTAAACGTGGAGATATAGGAAATACTTCTACACAGTATGCCAAAACATTCTTTGAAACATATAACTTTGATGCCGTAACGGTAGCCCCTTATATGGGTCGCGACAGTGTGCAGCCATTCCTCTCTTTCAATGAGAAATGGACCATTATGCTGGGCCTGACCTCCAATGAAGGCAGCAAAGATTTTCAGCTTACACAGAGTGGAGATGAGATGCTGTATGAAAAAGTGCTGAAAGCAGGAATGAGCTGGGGTACACCGGACAATATGATGTTCGTGATTGGTGCCACCCAAAGCTCACAACTGGCCTATATTCGTCAGCTGGTACCTGATCATTTCTTCCTGGTGCCGGGAGTAGGTGCACAGGGCGGAAATCTGCAGGAGATCTCAGCCGTAGCGATGAATAAGGATTGCGGATTACTGGTGAATGCCAGCCGCTCAATCATATATGCCGGAAACGGAGAAGATTTTGCACAGGATGCAAGAATAGCTGCACAAGCTTTACAACTCGAAATGGCGGAATACTTAGACGTTGCGCCAGCTACAAGATAA
- a CDS encoding 3-hydroxybutyryl-CoA dehydrogenase, whose protein sequence is MFSSKNIAVIGAGTMGNGIAHVFAQNNFTVTLIDVSAPALERALQTIEKNLDRQVAKATITNEIKSGTLGNITTTTDLATGVQNADLIVEAATENTTLKLKIFQDLDQYAKPNAILATNTSSISITKIAAATKRPGKVIGMHFMNPVPVMKLVEIINGYATEKSVTDTIVDLSSQLGKVPCVVNDYPGFIANRILMPMINEAISSLYEGVAGVAEIDTVMKLGMAHPMGPLQLADFIGLDVCLSILRVLQDGFGNPKYAPCPLLVNMVTAGYLGVKSGEGFYKYEKGSKDLVVSDRFK, encoded by the coding sequence ATGTTTTCATCAAAAAATATTGCCGTGATCGGCGCCGGCACCATGGGTAATGGCATCGCACATGTTTTCGCCCAAAACAATTTTACAGTTACCCTGATCGACGTATCCGCACCGGCACTGGAACGCGCCTTGCAAACCATCGAAAAAAACCTTGACAGACAGGTAGCAAAAGCAACGATTACAAATGAAATAAAGTCTGGTACCTTAGGCAATATTACCACCACCACAGACCTCGCCACCGGTGTACAAAACGCAGATCTGATCGTGGAAGCCGCCACTGAAAACACTACCCTGAAACTGAAAATATTCCAGGACCTGGATCAGTATGCAAAACCAAATGCCATCCTCGCTACCAACACCTCTTCTATTTCCATCACGAAGATCGCTGCTGCTACCAAACGCCCTGGTAAGGTAATCGGCATGCACTTTATGAACCCTGTCCCGGTTATGAAACTGGTGGAAATTATCAATGGCTATGCGACAGAAAAAAGTGTGACAGACACCATCGTTGACCTTTCTTCCCAGTTAGGCAAAGTACCGTGTGTAGTCAATGACTATCCGGGTTTTATTGCCAATCGCATCTTAATGCCCATGATCAATGAAGCCATCAGTTCATTATACGAAGGAGTAGCAGGTGTTGCAGAAATTGATACCGTGATGAAACTGGGAATGGCACATCCTATGGGTCCATTGCAATTAGCTGATTTTATCGGACTGGATGTATGTCTTTCTATTTTACGTGTATTGCAGGATGGATTTGGGAATCCGAAATATGCCCCTTGTCCGTTGCTGGTAAATATGGTGACGGCGGGTTACCTGGGGGTGAAAAGTGGGGAAGGATTTTACAAATATGAGAAAGGGAGTAAAGACCTCGTCGTGAGTGATCGTTTTAAATAA
- a CDS encoding YigZ family protein: MEVYFTIEKSATAEFKDRGSKFLAYAWPVKSVEQVKECLQEVKKEHPKATHHCFAYRLGTDGLQFRASDDGEPSGTAGKPILGQIDSKGLTDTLVVVVRYFGGTLLGAPGLINAYKMSASMVLQVIPAVQKNVEVKYHLSFDYTILNDIMMVVKQQNCTVYAQELQLFCSMDIGIPKAVQELALLKLKDIHGLEIKKA; the protein is encoded by the coding sequence ATGGAAGTTTATTTTACTATAGAAAAATCAGCAACGGCTGAATTTAAGGACAGGGGCAGTAAGTTCCTGGCCTATGCATGGCCGGTGAAGTCGGTAGAGCAGGTGAAAGAATGCCTGCAGGAAGTGAAAAAAGAACACCCCAAAGCTACACATCATTGTTTTGCTTACAGGCTGGGTACAGATGGATTACAGTTTCGCGCCAGTGATGACGGTGAACCTTCAGGTACAGCCGGAAAGCCTATACTGGGGCAGATAGACAGCAAAGGATTGACTGATACACTGGTGGTGGTAGTCCGCTATTTTGGCGGTACATTATTAGGTGCACCGGGTCTGATCAATGCTTATAAGATGTCAGCTTCTATGGTACTGCAGGTGATTCCTGCGGTGCAGAAAAATGTAGAGGTAAAGTATCATCTCAGTTTTGACTACACTATTCTGAACGATATCATGATGGTGGTGAAACAACAGAACTGTACCGTATATGCACAGGAGTTACAGCTGTTTTGCAGTATGGATATCGGGATACCGAAAGCCGTGCAGGAGTTGGCGCTGTTGAAGCTAAAAGATATTCATGGGTTAGAAATAAAGAAGGCTTAG
- the prmC gene encoding peptide chain release factor N(5)-glutamine methyltransferase, with protein sequence MTIQAAFVQIISALTPIHGDREAASIAHILMEHITGLGRMDRIVYKDKKLTEDQEVQLRIALEAMLRNEPVQYVTGTAWFYGMELKVTPDVLIPRPETEELAEWIIEDVRKAGTQPGILDIGTGSGAIPLAIKKNLPLATVSAIDISSGALKIAMENAKKLSLAISFSLVDVLDANATAALPSYDIIVSNPPYICEHESAGMQEQVVSYEPNIALFVPDNDPLRFYRRIGLLGQEKLSAGGGLYFEINEAYGKDTVSLLEEQGYVDVVLKQDLYGKDRMVKATKL encoded by the coding sequence ATGACCATTCAGGCAGCATTTGTACAGATCATCTCCGCGCTAACCCCCATCCATGGCGATCGGGAGGCTGCCAGTATTGCTCATATTTTAATGGAGCATATTACCGGTCTTGGCAGAATGGACAGGATCGTTTATAAAGATAAAAAACTTACTGAGGATCAGGAAGTTCAATTACGCATTGCGCTGGAAGCCATGTTGAGAAATGAACCGGTGCAATATGTGACGGGAACGGCCTGGTTTTATGGGATGGAATTGAAGGTAACACCAGATGTGTTGATTCCCAGACCGGAAACGGAGGAACTGGCAGAATGGATTATTGAGGATGTGCGGAAGGCCGGCACGCAACCAGGAATATTGGATATTGGCACAGGGAGTGGAGCGATACCGCTGGCGATTAAAAAAAATCTGCCTTTGGCTACTGTTAGCGCTATTGATATAAGTTCGGGGGCATTGAAGATCGCAATGGAAAATGCGAAAAAACTATCACTGGCAATTAGTTTTTCATTGGTGGATGTATTGGATGCCAATGCCACTGCGGCTTTGCCGTCTTATGATATTATTGTAAGTAATCCACCTTACATCTGTGAACATGAGAGCGCGGGTATGCAGGAGCAGGTGGTGAGTTATGAGCCAAATATTGCGCTGTTTGTACCGGATAATGACCCGCTTCGTTTTTATCGCAGAATAGGTCTGTTAGGGCAGGAGAAGTTATCTGCGGGTGGTGGATTGTATTTTGAGATTAATGAGGCCTATGGAAAGGATACGGTGAGTTTGCTGGAGGAGCAGGGGTATGTCGATGTGGTATTGAAACAGGATCTTTATGGCAAGGATAGGATGGTGAAGGCTACGAAACTTTAA
- a CDS encoding sugar phosphate isomerase/epimerase family protein, with translation MQSNAQTRLPKLGVTTTYRSDSILHAAGFDYIEGSVGKLLSPDIPEDTFQVFLRDKQKMHCKFNTCNGFIPAEIPIVGPKADEQKILTYVDKVMQRAQKAGVSTIVLGSGNARKLPEGWTPEKENPHFVSICRKIAETAAKYNVVIAIENLNSTETNYINTLEEANAIVTAVNHPNFKLTADIYHMLKENEPAVNIEKAKKNLVHCHIAEREKRTAPGVAGDEVRPYIAALANIRYQGGISVESRWDPMDVQAAPAHKYLHQLILELYH, from the coding sequence TTGCAATCGAATGCACAAACCCGGTTGCCCAAATTAGGGGTTACCACCACCTATAGAAGTGATTCCATTTTACACGCCGCCGGATTTGATTATATTGAGGGCAGTGTAGGCAAACTACTTTCTCCTGACATCCCGGAAGACACCTTCCAGGTATTTCTAAGAGATAAACAAAAAATGCATTGCAAATTCAATACCTGCAATGGCTTTATTCCTGCCGAAATACCCATCGTAGGCCCCAAAGCCGATGAACAAAAGATCCTGACTTATGTAGATAAAGTGATGCAACGGGCCCAAAAAGCAGGAGTATCTACCATTGTACTCGGTAGCGGCAATGCCCGCAAACTGCCAGAAGGCTGGACACCCGAAAAGGAAAACCCACACTTCGTGAGCATCTGCCGGAAAATAGCCGAAACAGCAGCTAAATACAATGTGGTCATTGCCATCGAAAACCTGAACAGTACCGAAACGAATTATATTAATACGCTGGAGGAGGCGAATGCCATCGTGACCGCGGTAAACCATCCAAATTTTAAACTTACGGCAGACATTTACCACATGCTGAAGGAAAATGAGCCTGCTGTGAACATCGAAAAAGCGAAAAAGAACCTGGTCCATTGTCACATTGCAGAGAGAGAAAAACGGACTGCACCTGGTGTAGCCGGTGATGAAGTGAGACCTTATATCGCAGCATTGGCAAACATCCGTTACCAGGGTGGTATTTCCGTCGAAAGCCGCTGGGATCCTATGGATGTACAAGCTGCACCAGCACACAAATATTTACATCAACTCATCCTTGAACTGTATCATTAA
- a CDS encoding Mrp/NBP35 family ATP-binding protein: MITTEQILKALSNVEEPDLGKDLVTLNMVKDIEIDGNKVTFTVVLTTPACPLKDLIRNACINAVHHLVSKDAEVHVNMTANVNSNRKDGKSLLPGVKNIIVVASGKGGVGKSTVAANLALALSEGGAKVGLMDADIYGPSVPIMFGVRGHRPMMVNVDGKGMIVPLEKHGIKLMSIGLLIDEKQAVVWRGPMASSALKQFITDVYWDELDYLVIDMPPGTGDIHLTLVQTVPVTGAVIVTTPQDVALADAKKGIAMFNGPQINVPIIGLVENMSYFTPAELPNNKYYIFGKDGGKRLAEDLEIPFLGQIPIVQSIREGGDEGVPAMLGGEDATKLAFMGFASMAARSIAMRNANVAPTRIVEVFV; the protein is encoded by the coding sequence ATGATCACTACGGAACAGATTTTAAAGGCTTTGAGCAATGTGGAAGAGCCTGATCTGGGGAAGGACCTGGTAACGCTTAACATGGTGAAAGACATTGAGATAGATGGGAATAAAGTGACGTTCACTGTTGTGCTTACTACCCCTGCCTGTCCATTGAAAGATTTGATCAGAAATGCCTGTATCAATGCTGTCCATCACCTGGTCAGCAAAGATGCTGAGGTGCATGTAAATATGACTGCCAACGTAAACTCCAACCGTAAGGATGGAAAGAGCCTGCTGCCAGGTGTGAAAAACATCATCGTGGTAGCTTCCGGCAAGGGAGGCGTAGGTAAGTCTACTGTAGCGGCCAACCTGGCTCTCGCCCTGTCTGAAGGCGGTGCCAAAGTAGGGTTGATGGATGCAGATATTTACGGACCTTCAGTACCAATTATGTTTGGGGTTCGTGGTCACCGTCCTATGATGGTGAATGTGGATGGAAAAGGCATGATCGTTCCTTTGGAGAAGCATGGTATCAAACTGATGTCCATCGGTTTACTGATCGATGAGAAACAGGCAGTAGTATGGCGTGGTCCAATGGCCAGCAGCGCCCTCAAGCAGTTCATTACCGACGTATACTGGGATGAGCTGGATTATCTGGTAATTGACATGCCTCCTGGCACTGGCGATATTCACCTGACCCTGGTACAGACTGTACCGGTTACAGGCGCAGTGATAGTAACCACTCCGCAGGATGTGGCACTGGCTGATGCGAAGAAAGGTATTGCTATGTTCAATGGTCCACAAATTAATGTACCGATCATTGGCCTGGTGGAGAACATGTCTTATTTCACACCTGCTGAGCTGCCCAATAACAAATATTACATATTTGGTAAAGATGGCGGTAAGCGGTTGGCGGAAGACCTGGAAATTCCATTCCTGGGTCAGATCCCGATCGTTCAGAGCATTCGTGAAGGTGGAGATGAAGGAGTACCGGCTATGCTGGGTGGAGAGGATGCTACCAAGCTGGCGTTTATGGGCTTTGCAAGTATGGCAGCAAGAAGCATTGCGATGAGGAATGCGAATGTAGCGCCTACGAGAATTGTAGAAGTATTTGTATAA
- the ribD gene encoding bifunctional diaminohydroxyphosphoribosylaminopyrimidine deaminase/5-amino-6-(5-phosphoribosylamino)uracil reductase RibD: MLFLKSRVIFFAGKSKDTNTDKDVIPEIQGDIFAGKSKDTNTVMNRLTDEFFMSRCIQLATLGAGYVAPNPMVGAVLVHEGRIIGEGYHRVYGQAHAEVNCVNSVKDGDRHLVPAATMYVSLEPCAHYGKTPPCANLIVSEKIREVVIGCVDTFSAVAGKGISILQNAGVTVRTGILEAECRALNSRFFTFHEQQRPYIILKWAQCQAGYIGTKDGHTVRISNQYSDRLVHRWRSEEAGILVGSRTAVMDNPRLNNRLWTGKDPLRIVIDPHHRVPKTHHLYDGSQETFFFRGDSQNHPIPEADQLYDGSQETFIFRGDSQNHPIPEADQLYDDSQATFSFNGGSLTQLMHELHERRILSVLVEGGAATLNSFIEAGLWDEARIIRGSITLPGGLPAPLLKYAKIISETPLLGDHIYIYHREQ, translated from the coding sequence ATGTTATTCCTGAAATCCAGGGTGATATTTTTTGCAGGCAAAAGTAAAGATACAAACACTGACAAGGATGTTATTCCTGAAATCCAGGGTGATATTTTTGCAGGTAAAAGTAAAGATACAAACACTGTCATGAACCGCCTTACAGATGAATTTTTCATGTCCCGTTGCATTCAGCTGGCTACCCTGGGAGCAGGGTATGTAGCCCCGAACCCTATGGTGGGAGCGGTGTTGGTGCACGAAGGCAGGATAATAGGAGAGGGATACCACAGGGTATACGGGCAGGCGCATGCCGAAGTGAATTGTGTCAATTCTGTAAAAGATGGGGACCGGCACCTGGTTCCTGCAGCCACCATGTACGTGAGCCTGGAACCCTGTGCTCACTATGGCAAAACACCTCCCTGTGCCAACCTGATCGTCTCAGAAAAGATCCGGGAAGTGGTCATTGGCTGTGTGGATACCTTCAGCGCCGTAGCCGGAAAAGGGATCAGCATCCTCCAAAATGCAGGGGTCACCGTGCGGACAGGTATCCTGGAAGCCGAATGCAGGGCACTGAACAGCCGCTTTTTTACATTTCATGAGCAACAACGCCCCTATATAATTTTAAAATGGGCCCAGTGCCAGGCAGGGTATATAGGTACTAAAGACGGACATACTGTTCGTATCTCCAATCAATACTCCGACAGACTGGTACATCGCTGGCGTAGTGAGGAGGCAGGCATCCTGGTCGGCAGCCGTACTGCCGTAATGGATAATCCCCGGCTCAATAACCGGCTGTGGACAGGCAAAGATCCTTTGCGCATTGTGATAGACCCCCACCACAGGGTACCCAAAACTCATCACCTGTACGATGGCAGTCAGGAGACCTTCTTTTTCAGAGGCGATAGTCAAAACCACCCGATACCTGAAGCTGATCAATTGTACGATGGCAGTCAGGAGACTTTCATTTTCAGAGGCGATAGTCAAAATCACCCGATACCTGAAGCTGATCAATTGTACGATGACAGTCAGGCAACCTTCTCCTTCAATGGCGGCAGCCTCACACAACTCATGCACGAACTGCACGAACGTCGTATACTCAGTGTACTGGTAGAAGGCGGCGCCGCCACGCTAAACAGCTTTATCGAAGCCGGATTGTGGGATGAAGCAAGGATAATCAGGGGATCCATCACACTGCCAGGAGGACTCCCGGCACCGCTGTTAAAGTATGCAAAGATAATTTCTGAAACCCCGCTACTGGGCGATCATATTTATATTTACCACAGGGAACAATAA
- a CDS encoding carboxypeptidase-like regulatory domain-containing protein — translation MHKKISYILFSLLFLPFLLRAQLTQFKDSIIQISGITMTADSLRAVPAVSILIKGQNRGTISNPQGVFSIVAFKGDTLIFSAIGYKRKEFRIPTTLPGNAYSLLQLMVDDTTYLPVTIIKPYPSREEFEKAFVSMDVPDDQYELARKNTEEAKMRAISRYVPPDAAEATNMYFNRQAQNLYYAGQLPPQNIMNPLAWAQFIQAWKRGDFKSGSNKQYGYGY, via the coding sequence ATGCATAAGAAGATTTCCTACATACTGTTTTCGCTTTTGTTTCTACCTTTTCTGCTGAGAGCACAATTAACGCAGTTCAAAGATAGTATCATACAGATTTCCGGTATTACTATGACGGCAGATAGTTTAAGAGCCGTTCCTGCAGTGAGTATTCTCATTAAAGGACAAAACCGGGGTACCATCTCCAATCCGCAGGGGGTGTTTTCCATCGTGGCTTTTAAAGGTGATACGCTTATCTTTTCTGCAATTGGTTACAAGAGAAAAGAATTTAGAATTCCTACCACTCTGCCAGGTAATGCATATTCCCTGTTGCAGCTGATGGTTGATGATACGACTTACCTGCCGGTAACAATCATCAAACCTTATCCTTCGCGGGAAGAGTTTGAGAAGGCGTTTGTAAGTATGGATGTGCCGGATGACCAGTACGAACTGGCCAGGAAAAATACGGAAGAGGCGAAGATGAGGGCCATTTCAAGGTATGTACCACCAGATGCCGCAGAGGCAACCAATATGTACTTTAACAGGCAGGCGCAGAACCTCTATTATGCAGGTCAGTTACCTCCACAGAATATTATGAACCCACTGGCCTGGGCACAGTTTATACAGGCGTGGAAACGGGGAGATTTCAAGAGTGGAAGTAATAAACAATACGGATACGGGTATTAG
- a CDS encoding acyl-CoA dehydrogenase family protein: MLKDLFQSPDYFRIDDLLSSEHIMVRDAVRQWVKKDVSPIIEEACQTTTFPAQIIPGLGELGCFGPTIPTEYGGGGMDYIAYGLMMQELERGDSGVRSTASVQGSLVMFPIFTFGSEEQKKKYLPKLASGEWMGCFGLTEPDFGSNPSGMVTHFKEDGDHVILNGAKMWISNAPFAQIAVVWAKDEAGIIRGLIVERGMPGFTTPETKGKWSLRASATGELVFDNVRVPKENILPLAKGLKGPLSCLSSARYGIAWGVIGAAMDCYDTALRYAKEREQFGRPIGGFQLTQKKLAEMITEITKAQLMNWRLGVLKNEGKATPAQISMAKRNSCAIATQIARDARQILGGMGITGEFPVMRHMMNLESVITYEGTHEIHLLITGMDITGLDAFH, translated from the coding sequence ATGCTGAAAGACTTGTTTCAATCCCCCGACTACTTCCGGATAGATGACCTTCTCTCCTCCGAACATATCATGGTGCGCGATGCTGTCAGGCAATGGGTAAAGAAGGACGTATCTCCCATTATAGAAGAAGCCTGTCAAACCACTACTTTTCCCGCCCAGATCATCCCGGGGCTGGGCGAACTAGGTTGTTTTGGTCCCACTATCCCAACGGAATACGGCGGCGGCGGTATGGACTACATTGCCTATGGGCTCATGATGCAGGAACTGGAAAGAGGTGACAGCGGGGTGCGGTCTACTGCCTCTGTACAAGGTTCCCTTGTTATGTTTCCCATCTTTACTTTCGGCAGTGAGGAGCAGAAGAAAAAATACCTCCCCAAACTCGCCTCTGGTGAATGGATGGGGTGTTTTGGTCTTACAGAACCAGACTTTGGCTCTAATCCTTCCGGCATGGTCACCCACTTCAAGGAAGACGGCGATCATGTGATCCTGAATGGCGCAAAAATGTGGATATCCAACGCCCCCTTTGCACAAATCGCTGTAGTATGGGCAAAAGATGAAGCAGGTATAATAAGAGGTCTCATTGTAGAAAGAGGGATGCCCGGATTCACCACCCCTGAAACCAAAGGGAAATGGAGCCTGCGGGCCAGTGCTACAGGCGAACTTGTTTTTGATAATGTCAGGGTTCCTAAAGAAAATATACTCCCATTGGCCAAAGGGCTCAAAGGCCCGTTAAGCTGCCTGTCTTCTGCCCGTTACGGTATAGCCTGGGGTGTAATCGGTGCTGCCATGGATTGCTACGACACCGCCCTGCGATATGCTAAAGAAAGGGAGCAATTCGGCCGTCCTATCGGTGGATTCCAGCTTACGCAGAAAAAGTTGGCCGAAATGATCACTGAAATCACCAAAGCCCAGCTTATGAACTGGCGCTTAGGGGTACTAAAAAATGAAGGTAAAGCCACCCCTGCTCAAATTTCTATGGCTAAGCGCAACTCCTGCGCCATCGCTACCCAGATAGCCCGCGATGCAAGGCAGATACTGGGTGGTATGGGCATTACCGGCGAGTTTCCCGTGATGCGTCACATGATGAACCTCGAAAGCGTGATCACTTACGAAGGTACCCACGAAATTCACTTACTTATTACCGGTATGGACATCACCGGATTGGATGCTTTTCATTGA
- a CDS encoding biopolymer transporter ExbD, whose amino-acid sequence MNLRNRRNKNHVEMHSGALNDILFILLLFFLIVSTLANPNVIKLTLPKAKSNTKSKQTVVVSINDKREFFVGTNQVAFGSLKQMLAASIARDSKEVDPTIVVNAEKSVPVEDVVSIMEIAREIGAKVVLATTKPPETK is encoded by the coding sequence ATGAACTTACGCAACAGAAGAAATAAAAATCACGTGGAGATGCACAGCGGGGCGCTGAATGACATCTTGTTCATTCTGCTGCTCTTCTTCCTGATCGTATCCACGCTGGCCAATCCGAATGTAATCAAGCTGACTTTGCCAAAGGCAAAGAGCAATACCAAGTCTAAGCAGACTGTGGTTGTCAGCATCAACGATAAAAGAGAATTCTTCGTAGGTACCAACCAGGTAGCCTTTGGAAGTCTGAAGCAGATGCTTGCCGCATCTATTGCCCGCGATTCAAAGGAAGTAGATCCTACCATCGTGGTGAATGCAGAAAAGTCAGTTCCGGTAGAGGATGTGGTGTCTATTATGGAGATTGCGCGCGAAATAGGTGCCAAGGTTGTATTGGCGACTACAAAACCGCCTGAAACTAAATAG